From the Marinobacter sp. es.048 genome, the window GATCAGCTCTTCGGTCTGGAATGGTTTGGCCAGGTAATCGTCCGCCCCGGCTTTCAGGCCATTTACCTTGTCCTGCCAGTCTCCCCTGGCGGTCAGGATCAACACCGGAAAGCTGGCCCGGTTCATACGCCAGTTGCGGAGAACATCCAGGCCATTGCCATCAGGTAGCCCCAAATCCAGGACCACTGCGCGGTAATCCTCCTGCTCGGCCAGAATTAACGCCTCTTTGACGGTAAACGTTGAATCCACGCTGAAGCCCGCTTTTTCCAGCTGACCGGTTAAACCGTCTGCCAATAATCGGTCATCTTCGACGAGCAGTAAACGCATGGGCCTGTCCTTCCAGAGTGTAATTTGCGACGCGCCAGTATCCCTGTTTTTACTGAATTCTGCCTGAACACTAAATAATTGGTCATTTTCAGAAAGGATTCAGGTTGGTGGGCGATGGTATTCCCTGTTTCTGGATATTGCTCAACTTTAAAAGCAAGCCATTTGTACACTGATTCACATTATTCCACAGGAGTATACAAGATGAACGCATCCGCATTTCTGGTCGCCGCCGCAGCCATGTCCATGTCAGCAACGGCTTTTGCGGCCGGAGCACACAGCGGTGGTCATGGTGGTGGCAGTGGCGAACCCGGCAAAGCCTCTGAAGTTAGCCGAACCATTAACGTCGAAATGCATGACAACTACTACGAACCAGAGTCCATTGAGGTGAACCCGGGCGAAACGGTTCGTTTTGTTGTTGAAAACAAAGGCAACCTTGTTCACGAGTTCAACATCGGAACCCCCGACATGCATGAGGCTCATCAGGAAGAGATGAAGATGATGGTTGAGCATGGCGTGATTCAGGGCGGCACGCTTAATCACGACATGATGAATATGGATATGGGCGACGGCCACTCCATGAAACACGATGATCCCAACAGTGTTCTTCTGGAACCAGGCAAGAAGTCAGAGATCGTCTGGAAGCTCTCGGAGCAGGGCAATATCGAATTTGCCTGCAATGTGCCGGGGCATTACCAGGCCGGTATGTACGGGGACGTGGATTTCAACTGATACCTTCCAGATTGATCAGGCGGTCAGGGTGCGGGATCGAGTTCCGCGCCGTCGCCGTCTGCCCAGACAACGACGTTGTTTAAGAGTAGTCAACCATGAAGAAAACCTTTCTGGCAGGCCTTGCGGCCCTGCTGATGCCGGCCCTCGGCTTGGCTGGTGAATACAACCTGACAGTGGATCGGGTTCAGATTGATACCGGCGAATTTATCAAAGAGGGCATTGGCTATAACGGGGAATCCCCGGGGCCCGTTCTGCGTTTCAAACAGGGCGAAGATGTGACCATCAATGTCACCAACAACCTCGACGAAATGACCTCTATCCATTGGCACGGACTTATCCTGCCCTATCAGCAGGATGGCGTGCCCGGAATCAGTTTCCCGGGAATCCAGCCTGGTGAAACCTTTACCTATCGTTTTCCCATTCAACAGGCCGGCACTTACTGGTTTCATAGCCATTCCGGCTTCCAGGAGCCGGACGGCGCCTATGGTGCGATTGTTATCGAACCCGAGGGGCGTGAGCCGTTCCGCTATGACCGTGAGTACGTGGTTCAGCTGACAGATAAACATCCTCACTCCGGTGACCGCATCATGCGCAACCTGAAAATGATGCCCGATTACTACAACCGTCAACAGCAGACCGTGGGCGAGTTCTTCTCGGATGCTTCCGAGCACGGTTTCATGAATACCCTGAAGGATCGTATGGACTGGGGCAGCATGCGCATGATGAAGGCGGATGTTGAGGATTTGCAGGGATTTACGGCACTGATCAACGGCAAAGGCCCGGAGCAGAACTGGACCGGGATTTTCGAGCCCGGAGAAAGAATTCGGCTGCGTTTCATCAACTCCTCGGCGATGACCTACTTTGATATCCGTATTCCCGGCTTGAATATGACCGTGGTTCAGGCCGACGGCAACAATGTTCAGCCCGTCAATGTGGACGAATTCCGCATCGGCGTTGCGGAAACCTATGATGTCATCGTCCGTCCCCGGGATGAGCAGGCGTACACCATCTTTGCAGAGTCTATGGGCCGTTCCGGATTTGCCAGGGCAACTCTGGCTCCGGAAGAGGGTATGGAAGGCGTAGTGCCCGAATTGCGAGAGCCGGCGCGCCTGACCATGGCCGATATGGCTGGCATGCACGGAATGGATCACGGAAGCATGGACATGGGCGGATCCGGTGATATGGCGGATATGGATCACTCTGCCATGGGAAGTATGGATCATTCAAACATGGCAGGTATGGATCACAGCGCCATGATGATGACTGAAGGTGGGGCCAGTGATCCGTTCTACGCCAAGGGTAGTGGTATTGTGCCTGTGGCCGCCAACGGTGGTAAGTTCCTCTCTTACGCAGACCTCAGGGCGCAGAATCCACTGTATGAAGACCGCGAGCCGACCCGCGAGATCGAACTCAAGCTTACCGGCAACATGGAGCGTTACACCTGGAGCATTAACGGCGTTAAATACGAAGATGCGGATCCCATCCGCCTCCAATATGGAGAGCGCGTACGCTTCAAATTCGTGAACGAAACCATGATGACCCACCCCATGCATCTGCACGGCATGTGGTCCATCCTGGATGTGGGCGCCGATCAGTGGAACCCCATCAAGCACACCATCAGCGTCCAGCCCGGTACCACGGTGTATATGGAAACCGAAGTGGACGAGCCTGGACAGTGGGCCTTCCATTGCCACCTTTCCTATCACGCAGCTGCAGGCATGTTCCGGAAAGTGATTGTCGAGGGCGGACCCGACACGACGCAGGCCAAAACCGACTCTGATGCTGGCAAGGGAGGTGAGGCATGAGCTGTGTCCGAGTCATGACTCTGGGGCTCTTGAGTTCACTGCTGTTGCCGACCACGGCAGCAGCTCAGGAAATGATGGAGGACACCACCGCCCGGAAGCAGGCCCTGACAACCTGGGGCGTCCAGTTCGAGGAGTTCGAGTATCGTTACAGCGACGCCAATGAAGAGCTTGGTGTCTGGAACGCCGATATTTTCTACGGCACCGACAAATTGAGATTTCGGTGGCTGACTAAGGGTGAGTACGAAATCGAGGAGCAGGCATATGAGAGTCTGGAAAACCAGCTGGTGGCACAGACTCCCATCTCCAAGTTCTTCGATGCCAAGGCAGGCATCCGATTCGATACCCCCGAGGGCCCGGATCGTACCTATGCTGTTCTTGGTCTTACCGGTCTGGCACCGCAGTGGTTTGAAGTGGATGCAAGCCTGTACGTCAGTGACGAGGGCGACACCTCTGCCGAGTTCGATGCCGAGTACGAGCTGCTGTTGACCAATCACCTGATTCTCTCGGCGGCCCTCGATGCCACCGTGGCATTCAGTGAGGATCGGGAAATTGGCCTGGGCAAGGGACTGAGCTCCACCGAAACCGGCCTCAGGTTGAGTTACGACCTGATTGACCGGGCCTTCTCGCCATACGTGGGTGTGGTGCATGAACGAAAATACGGCGATACCGCAGATCTGGCGGAAGCCGAGGGTGGAAGCACAGAAGACTGGTTTGCCGTGATTGGCGCGCGAATGGCCTTTTGATCTTTCCTACTGTGGGTCCGGCTATGGCTCTGGACTCGCTTTCAGACTTTTGAAAAATGGATGGAGACGAGGACCATGATGGGGAACGACATGTTTGGCAATACCATGTGGGCAGGGCACTGGCTGTGGATGTTGGTCATAGCCATCGTAGTGGTGATCCCGGCATGGCGCATATGCCAGCGCGCGGGTTATCCGGGCTGGATGGGGATTCTCATACTTGTGCCGCTGGCAAATCTGTTTCTACTCTATTTTCTGGCGTTCGCGGCTTGGCCTGCGGACAAATCGAATGAACACAGGGAGTAGGTTGTAAGGCAGGCGAAAGGAAAACGTCTTGGGCCTGTAGATGACACAGATCAACATGAGACTGCTTAAGGGCAAGTGATTGGCTATTTTTCAGCTTCGATTCAGTTTCATGGTCTTTACTCATGGTGATGCACATTGTTGCAGCCAATAAGGAGGATCTCATGAACAGATTAAGTCGTTTCGTTGCCTGTTCCGTTTTTGTCGCTTTGCCTGCTATTGCCCTCGCTCAGGGCAATGCCGGGAAAATGCCCGGCGGTGGCATGATGAACCAGGAACAAATGCAGCAGATGAATGAAAATATGGCCCGCATGCAGGCAATGATGCAGGAAATGCGGAACGCTGATTCCAATGCTGAACGTCAGCGGCTGCGCCAACAGCACATGGAGTACATGCAGGAGCATATGCAGATGATGCGTGGCGGCATGATGGGGCCAGGAATGATGGGCAACAATCAGAGCATGATGAATAATCAGGGAATGATGAATAACCA encodes:
- a CDS encoding copper resistance system multicopper oxidase; translation: MKKTFLAGLAALLMPALGLAGEYNLTVDRVQIDTGEFIKEGIGYNGESPGPVLRFKQGEDVTINVTNNLDEMTSIHWHGLILPYQQDGVPGISFPGIQPGETFTYRFPIQQAGTYWFHSHSGFQEPDGAYGAIVIEPEGREPFRYDREYVVQLTDKHPHSGDRIMRNLKMMPDYYNRQQQTVGEFFSDASEHGFMNTLKDRMDWGSMRMMKADVEDLQGFTALINGKGPEQNWTGIFEPGERIRLRFINSSAMTYFDIRIPGLNMTVVQADGNNVQPVNVDEFRIGVAETYDVIVRPRDEQAYTIFAESMGRSGFARATLAPEEGMEGVVPELREPARLTMADMAGMHGMDHGSMDMGGSGDMADMDHSAMGSMDHSNMAGMDHSAMMMTEGGASDPFYAKGSGIVPVAANGGKFLSYADLRAQNPLYEDREPTREIELKLTGNMERYTWSINGVKYEDADPIRLQYGERVRFKFVNETMMTHPMHLHGMWSILDVGADQWNPIKHTISVQPGTTVYMETEVDEPGQWAFHCHLSYHAAAGMFRKVIVEGGPDTTQAKTDSDAGKGGEA
- a CDS encoding copper resistance protein B codes for the protein MSCVRVMTLGLLSSLLLPTTAAAQEMMEDTTARKQALTTWGVQFEEFEYRYSDANEELGVWNADIFYGTDKLRFRWLTKGEYEIEEQAYESLENQLVAQTPISKFFDAKAGIRFDTPEGPDRTYAVLGLTGLAPQWFEVDASLYVSDEGDTSAEFDAEYELLLTNHLILSAALDATVAFSEDREIGLGKGLSSTETGLRLSYDLIDRAFSPYVGVVHERKYGDTADLAEAEGGSTEDWFAVIGARMAF
- a CDS encoding cupredoxin domain-containing protein, with the translated sequence MNASAFLVAAAAMSMSATAFAAGAHSGGHGGGSGEPGKASEVSRTINVEMHDNYYEPESIEVNPGETVRFVVENKGNLVHEFNIGTPDMHEAHQEEMKMMVEHGVIQGGTLNHDMMNMDMGDGHSMKHDDPNSVLLEPGKKSEIVWKLSEQGNIEFACNVPGHYQAGMYGDVDFN